Genomic window (Thiosulfatimonas sediminis):
TGTTTCGCTTAGTGTGTCTCAATGGCATGGTGGCGAAAGCGGGTGATTTAGGAGGGATTTGCGTCAAGCATGGTAAAAACGTCGTGGACAATATCCTGGAGGGTTCCCTAGCCCTTGCCAACCAAGTGCCGCAAATCTCTGAGTCGGTTGAAAACCTACAATCCACCTTAATCTCAAATCTTGAGAGTCAGATGTTTGCCCGAGCTGCGTTACATCTGCGTTATGGCGAACACTGGCAAGCACTGAGTCCTATCAGTAGTGATGCCTTATTGCAAGCCCGACGCAGTGAGGACAAGGAGCCAACGCTTTGGAAAACCTTTAATCGCGTGCAAGAGAACCTGATGAAAGGCGGTCTTATGGGGCGCTCTCAAACTGGACGACGTACTCGCACCAAAGCCATTGCCTCAGTGACCGAAGATGTTCGATTGAATCGCGCTCTGTGGCAACTGGCGGATGAGTTCTCCAAACTCAAACACACTCAACCTGTAACACCTCGCACACCTCTGTTACTCAATGCTTAAACTTAGTAAGGAGAACACTTATGCTACCACACCCATTTAAAGCCCATGACAGTCAAGGGCATTATCAAATCAACCAACCTGTCCATTCACAGGACATCATTAAAATGGCGAATTATTTGACCCGTCAACGCCTGAAAAAAGGTACAGATCTTTCCAGTCCTGAGAAGAGTTATGACTACTTGCAAACGCTTTTACAAAACCAAGAGCGAGAAGTGTTTGGGGTGATTCTGCTGGACCAACAACATCGCATTATCCAATACCAAGAACTGTTTCAAGGTACGATTAATCAAGCCAGTGTGTATCCAAGAGAAATTGTGAAACAGGCTCTCATGAATAATGCAGCTGCCGTCATTCTGGTGCATAACCATCCAAGCGGGGATCCAACACCCAGCATGGCGGACAAGCAGCTGACCCAAATCATCAAAGAAGCCCTAGCTTTAGTGGATATTCGCACCCTTGACCATCTTGTAGTTGGGCATGAAGGCTATCGCTCTTTGGCGAAAATGGGTTGGCTTTAAGCTAAACTAATTGAAAAACCTCTTGCATGGGGTTTTTCTTTTTTTTTGCAAAAGAGGGCAAAGCTATGGCAAAGTCTGTATTGTGGTAATATCGATATATGAAGTTCAAGGTATAAAAATCTCATGTCCAATTCCATTGGAATCAAACCGACACAAGACCATGATAGTCCCTGGAAAGAAGCTTTGGAACTGCGCTTTCCTGAGTTTCTAGATCTGCTCTTCCCAAGTGTTGCTCAGCTAGTCGATTGCACAAAACCGATTGTGTTTTTGGATAAAGAATTGCAAAAAATTATGCCTGAAGCGGAACAAGGACGCACCTATGCCGATAAATTGGTGCAAGTCCATCTTAAAGACGGTGACACGACTTGGATATTGATTCATGTTGAAGTCCAAGGTGAACCTGAAAAAGCCTTTGCAAAACGAATGTTTCAATATAACTACCGCATTCAAGATAAATATAATCGAGATGTCATTAGCTTGGCGGTGTTGAGTGATACCCATGCTAGTTTTAGACCTACTCGTTACGAGCATAGTTTAGCGGGATGCCGCACCGTGTTTGAATACCCAACGGCAAAGTTGCTCGACTGGAAAGAAAAGGTGGATGAATTGCTTGCCAGCGAAAATGTGTTTGCGCTGATAGTGGCCGCACAACTGTACGCCAAACTCATTCCCAATGCTGAACAGCAGCTCGATGCGAAAGCGAAGTTGATTCGATTGTTGTATGAAAGAGAATATTCACGAGATCAGATTATTGAACTCTTCCGTTTAGTTGACTGGATGATTCGATTACCTGATAATTTAGCCATTGAATTTAAAGAGATTGTCCACCAAATCGAGGAGGAAAAACAGATGGCGTATATCACATCAGTAGAGCGTCTTGCTGCGGAGGAAGCAAAGTTAGAAGGTAAATTAGAAGGCAAGTTAGAAACTGCTTTGCAAATGATTAAAGAGTTTCATTTGTCGGCCCAAGAAGTCGCTGAAAAATTGCAGTTGCCGCTTAAAGACTTAATGGAGCGCCTAAAGCACTCAGAGAGCAACGACAGCTAATCTAAGGCAAGACAAAGAAAAACGCCTCCTAATTTGGAGGCGTTGGTCTCTCAGGGGTCGGTAAAAAAGTCGCTAAACGGACCATGTTATTTTGCCTTGACATCCCCTTCGATCAAAGTAACGTCATTGACGTTATTGGGCATACGGTTCACTAAAGGCACCATATTGGTGGCGGTGTCCGCTGCACTGCGTAAAGAGTCCTGAGATAAATGGGCATAGCGCTGAGTAGTCTTCACCTGAGTATGACCAAGAATTTTCTGAACTTCATAAAGCGAGCGTCCGCCGTTCACTAAGAAGGACGCAAAACTGTGACGTAAATCGTGTATGCGAAGTTCTGGCATCCCTGCACGTTTACGCACCACATCCCAAGCGTAGAAAATGTGCTGATAAGGTTTTTTAGTGTCAGGATTCGGAAACACCCAGTCACAGCCTTCATATCGTGGCACCTGTGCTAATAAATCCATCAAGCCATCCGTCATCGGCACATGGCGAGTTTTACCTGACTTGTTAAACTCAATCGTCCAGATACGCTGATCAAAATCAAAGTCCTCCCACTTTGCTTTAAGCAC
Coding sequences:
- a CDS encoding DUF932 domain-containing protein; translation: MAMNILTDNQLYQTAPAIFAESPDHAVSERYGFVPTIEVINELKNEGWYPVRAQQTNVRDQDKRHLAKHMIRFRQDPDRQLTIGDSIAELVLTNSHDRSSAYQLDLGVFRLVCLNGMVAKAGDLGGICVKHGKNVVDNILEGSLALANQVPQISESVENLQSTLISNLESQMFARAALHLRYGEHWQALSPISSDALLQARRSEDKEPTLWKTFNRVQENLMKGGLMGRSQTGRRTRTKAIASVTEDVRLNRALWQLADEFSKLKHTQPVTPRTPLLLNA
- the radC gene encoding RadC family protein, translated to MLPHPFKAHDSQGHYQINQPVHSQDIIKMANYLTRQRLKKGTDLSSPEKSYDYLQTLLQNQEREVFGVILLDQQHRIIQYQELFQGTINQASVYPREIVKQALMNNAAAVILVHNHPSGDPTPSMADKQLTQIIKEALALVDIRTLDHLVVGHEGYRSLAKMGWL
- a CDS encoding Rpn family recombination-promoting nuclease/putative transposase codes for the protein MSNSIGIKPTQDHDSPWKEALELRFPEFLDLLFPSVAQLVDCTKPIVFLDKELQKIMPEAEQGRTYADKLVQVHLKDGDTTWILIHVEVQGEPEKAFAKRMFQYNYRIQDKYNRDVISLAVLSDTHASFRPTRYEHSLAGCRTVFEYPTAKLLDWKEKVDELLASENVFALIVAAQLYAKLIPNAEQQLDAKAKLIRLLYEREYSRDQIIELFRLVDWMIRLPDNLAIEFKEIVHQIEEEKQMAYITSVERLAAEEAKLEGKLEGKLETALQMIKEFHLSAQEVAEKLQLPLKDLMERLKHSESNDS